The genomic segment ACCTGCTCAGCGTGGACTGGTCGCCCGTCGACCCAGATGTGATCTGGACCGGAGGGAAGGACTTCACCGCTCAGGAGTGGAGGGTTTCCAAACAGGAGTTTACAAAGCCACCGAAAGGTGAGCATGCGTTGAGACTGGAGGTTTGACTTCGGGGAGTTGTGTTGGTCGATCTCGATCCGTCTGTAACGTTCAcgtgtttttcctcctcagggAAAAAGATGACGAAGCTCAAGGAAAAGAAGTCCAACCCcaatcagaagaagaagaagacaccaGGGCCCGGAGAGATGAACGGGGGCCCGGTCACCGAAGGAGAGAAGAGCGTGACGGGGCCGGAGCAGTCGGGTGAAGAGGACGAAggcagctccaccagcagcagtgtCCCTCCACCaggtgacggaggaggagagacgcttcacacacataaaaccaGTGAGATTGTTGGAAAGAGAAATAATAACTCTGACCTTTGTTTCCAGCTGCTTCTGAGATGCAAAGAAAACCGTCTGCGGTGCCGAAGACCAAAGACAAACCTGGTACAGAGTGTTTCACATCTTACTTCACAGCTTCACGTGATGTGTTTCTGAAttagtgtgtgtgcttgtgttcctgtgtgagtctacatttgtttgtgtgtttccagacaCGAAcctgctgaagaagaagaagcctcgCTCCATGCTTCCACTCAGCACGTCCATGGACCACCGGCCTAAAGAGGACCTGATGCAGGACTGCATCACTCTGGCCTCTGTCCACCACAACCATGGTGAGACTCGCTTTCTAGACTGGTTACTGGTTCACACACTGGTGATACTAGACAGGGACACGGCTCAGAACACTGATCTGGTTTCAGTTTACTCAGGAATCAAGAGATCAACAAGAGCAAAGTGTATGaatagttttaaataaatttatTTGCATGCCCTCTATGAGCAAAGGTCACATGGATCCTCTACTTTAAAGACTTCTTCAAGGGTATTATGGGACTAATATGTGGTGTGTTctccagcgccccctgcaggctgtGTCCCAGGAGAGGGGGAGCACATCCATTTCGGCCTCTTCTCTGACAGACCGGCTCTTTACCGCATGTTCCAGTCTGAAGGTTTGTGGGTTTTCTTAATATCAGATTAACAGAACAGATCTTTTCTTTAGTTTAATGAGGTTCGTGAAAACATTCAATTAAATCCTGAGACTACTCGATAGACTTAACCTGCTCATGTAGACACGTCTGGGAAGTTGTTCacggtgttgtgtgtgtgttgtgtgtcgcTCCTCAGAGAAGGGTCACGTGGAGGCCGGTCACTTCGACTCTGTGGTGTACCTGCGACTGTGGAGCGGCGACCTGGAGGGGGCGCTGCAGCTCGccatggagagaggagagctgaaCGACCACCTGCTGTCCATCGCTCCCATGGGTGACGCCTCTTATACTGATATACATAGAAATAAAACTGTTGCAGATCgataatatacatatttttatatttaatcaaaGGTTGCATTGATTTAAAATCAGAACAAGATCCACGTATTTTGATCTTTTAAGCTCAAACCACCTGAACGCTGTGTTTCGTGTGCAGCCGGGTTCGAGGCGTGGCGCCGGGCGGTGGAGGCCTACGTCCAGCAGCTGTGTTTGCAGGAGCAGTACCTGAAGGCAGCGTCTCACCTGCTGTCAATCAACAAAGTGTACGAGGCCATCGACCTGCTGAGATCTCACAAAGTCTTCaggttcacctcctcctcttctcaacAGACCGTTACTCACCTGCTTCTTTATACTTGAATAGTGTCTGTTTAGATCCTGTAGTgtttctcattgtgtgtgtttgtgtgtgtgtgtgtgtgtgtgttttatcagaGAGGCCATAGCTCTGGTGAAAGCCCGGCTGCCGGCAGACGACCCCGTCCTGAAGGAGCTGTACACCGGCTGGGCTGCCGTGCTGGAGAAGGACGGACATCTGTCCTCCGCTGCTAAATGGTGAGAACTGGAAAGACTTGTCTCTCTCAGATCTTCTCATCTTTCAACATGTCATATTAACTTTATATGTCTTTTATAAAAATGATTGAACCCTTCTCTGCTCGGCCTCATCTCCTCCCAGTTACTTGGCTGCTGGAGCCAGTTTCGACGCAGCCAAAGTCCTCTCCAGGAAGAACGACGTCTCCTCGCTGAAGACGGCGTCCATCTTGGCGAGGATCTCCGGGGAGGACGCTCTGGCTAAGTCTCTGGCACTGAGGTGCGCTAAGGACCTGGCGAGTGCTCAGAACTGGGTCGGAGCCCAGGACGTCCTCAGCTCACACGAGAGTCTGTTGGTcagtgacaacaacacaaattgtGAATTTACTCAGTGAATTTCAAGCATTTAAAACGTCATTTAAAAGAGATTCTGACGTTTGATCATTTTAAAGATTAGGTCATAGGCAGGTTCCTCAACTTGAGTTGAGCTGTGAAGTCTGTCCTCTGCAGGTCCACCAGCTACATCTCAGTACCACTGAGCTTCTGACTGTGATGCTGGAGGAGGCCAGAGTTATACCTCAGGTCTCGAGCTCCTGTCACGCGTGGTCGTCCCCAGACAAAGGTGTCGCCACCCTCCAGGACCGAGTGAGAGACGTGTGGGAGAAGCTGTACGAGGTCTCAGAGGCGTCAGAAGGACGTCGCGGCGCTGCAGCTCTTCTTCAGGAGCTCAAGTCCCTGGAGAGTCCCACACCGAGCGCCAGCGTCTCTATCAGACAGGTCCAGAGTCCTCCACCATCTTCCCTGAGTCTATACCACAGTCACATGGTTTCCAGTATCTGacgtcttcttcctccctcctcttcctcaggttcTGCagtattcatccatccatctgacTCACGCTGTCCTGAGCTGGCTGGTGGACGATGATGAGGAGCTGATTAAAGGACTGTGGCAGGCGGTGGCTTGGCTGAGAGACGCCAGACacttctgtgtctctgcagaggtCCTCAGGCGCCTGTTCCCCGAAAGTACGTCTCTCTGTCCTTTTGTGAATCAGTTCCACTGGAATCTTCTCAGTTTGAAACTTTAAATActctttgttttgtgtatttaaagaaacGGATCAAATCATTGCATTCATTGATTTGTCGactgttttattaaattaatcaaaTCCACTTTCACAATCAATTTGATCAAGTCCAGGAGAATGAACAAACTCACTGTGGTTCCAGTTTCTGTTTTTAGATGAATTTCTAAGACTCAATAAGATCATTTAAAATGAGATCATCCTCTTTTAGTCAAACCTCTGGGATACTTCAGTGTGAGGGACATTTAATAAATAGTTAGAAGTAGAATATGATGTTTGTCATTTCCCCCTATCGGAGCTGTAaccatgtttttctctttccatcaGAAGACGTCACCGTTTGTTCCAGGAAACGTCAGAAAACTCTTCATGTCTCAGCTGAAGAAGGAAAAGCTGCTGCCAACAGTCTTCAGGCCTTCGTCCACTACCACCGCCTGTACGAGCGCTGGTGGAGCAGCTCGGCTCACAACCAGAAGGTCCACAGCAGGGACTCCCTCCCAGAGACTGACTTATGTGCCAGAGACAAGGTGGAGGACAAGGTGGAGGACAAGGTGGAGGACAAGGTGGAGGACAAGGTGGAGGACAAGGTGGAGGACAAGGTGGAGGACAGACAATCATCCGAGTCAGGAAAGAGCACCTTCTCGCCGACCAGAAGCCTGGACGACCTGGGACTTGATGCTTCACTCCTTCTGTCCGAGTCTCACGCTGCCTGTCAGGCCACTCAGAGGTCGGTGAGACTGATCCAGGAGCAGCTGGCTGCCATGGTGCAGCAGCACAGTGGAGCCCAGGGGGGGGCGCCCGAGCCTGGAGACCAACAGGCCGACACACAGACGTCCTCCACCACAGACCCATCAGACGGACACGGATCTGCTGATGCTGCGGAAGGGTCTGTTACCGATGATGGAATCTTCTGTTTGTATTTCatgatgtttggttttaaagctCAAAATATCTAAAGATCAGACATTCAGAGGAATTCAAAGTGGAAGATTTCACTCTGCAAACTATAGTTTAGAAAAAGCACAGCTCAACTTTTTCCTCGGAGGAAGAGAAGTGGGGACACGACTTTTCACACAATGGTCAACAAGCCAGAAAGTAAAGAACCTGAACCTGTAGAGCAGAAGAGTAAAGTCACAACTGTAGTTCAGTACTTTGAATTCAATGTTATTCTGCTCAACTACGCTTCAGTTAGACAAATGTAGTTTAGGAAAAACTACAATATTCATGACAGCGGTAGTTATGTTGTGGACTAagattttacacacaacatatcGTGTGTTGTAATTAAAACCTACACAAGAAAATCAAGTAGTTAACTTGTCGCCTCCCGGGTTAAATGCTACATCAGCATTAACTTTCCACATTAACCATTTTCTGTCTATTTCAATGACTGTTTGGTTTTGTAAATGAATCCCAGTTTGAGTCCCAGtttgctgacctctgaccctgtggTGGTTGTCTCCCGCAGGTCGGGCGACCAGGAgacgctcctctctctctccgtcaagATGTCCGAGCTTCAGAAGGAGTTGTGTGATCTGCCGGACACCCTCAAGGTAAAAgctgacacacaacactgacTTTGTGTGAACACCGATGGAAACAGTTGGAAATATGCTTTTTGATTTCATTCAGGGAAAGACGACAGAGGTTGAAATGTAGTAAAAAGAAGAATTCACCAGTTAATTTTACCAAAAGTTTATAATGGTgcccagtaggtggcgctacaGGAATGTGAGGGATCAACTCTCTGTCCACACGATCCTAGGTGTTCACTTTACTGAactcagtgatgtgtgtgtgtgtgtgtgtctccatgtgactgactctcacctgtgtgttctcttgaagacattccctcatCCAGATGTTCTGGAGTGTTGCCTGGTTCTGCTGCACTTCAGCAAATCTTCCCCGTTGGTCTCCGAGTCCCTGAGAGGAGACGCCGAGGTTCTGCTCCGGAAGTTCGGCTCGGGTCCGTCCGCCCTGAAAGCGTCACGCCGCTTCCTCGCCTGAGTTCGATGCCCCGACCGACAGGAGCACTTTCACtgtacagttgtgtttttgaataaaaaaacctTTAATCACACGATGCAGAATCTTGAGTCGGTTTGATTTCACATCCAGATGTGCAGCAGGGAACCACAGCTGTAGAAGACTTTTGAGCCTGACGACAAATATTTACAGCAACTCCCTGGAGCCACAATGAAACagagtttatattaaatattaaaccatGTCAGAAACTGGATTGCAACTGAAACACTTTATAATCCAAGGTTACACAAGAAAAATATCAGGCTTATTTCTAATTATAAAGTTTGGTGTCAGATTAGATCATAAACACCAATTAGATGTAGTTTCTAACCCCTCAGTGTTGAGTTTTGAAGTCtgttcagattttattttgaatgcaaatatgtttttactGTAGTTGTGGGACTCAGCCACTTGTTTCACAAATTATACAGTTATAGGAACAACTAAAGAATAAGTTTAACTTTTAGTTAAAAAGCCCATTTTCTGTCAAGACAATTTAAAGTACTTTTTTATAACCCCAAGATTTATTAAAGTTGTAAAATTGTAAAGTTAACAAATACAAGTTAGAATTAGAGTATTTGGCCTTGTTGGTAAACTAAGATTATGAACATTTCATAAATTTTCGGTCAAATTATAAACTAATTGTTTCCGCACTAGCAACAGTTTTGAAGTTTCCCGGTGAGAAGAAACTTTGGAAACTAAACGTCGGTGGAGCCGTTTCGTCTTTgtggttaaaaacacaaatacttaaaaatgtacattcaaaatacaaaacaatttaatataCAACTGTTTAAAACAATGTAGAATGTAAAAACAACAGTAACCACAACATCTGTAAACCTGACGGTGGACAGCTGGGTTCGGTGGGTGAGTTTACAGAACAACAGTAGTTTGCCCATTGAAAAACACATGCATAACCAAGCTCAGTTATACACTGTTAAAACTTTCTGAAAGTGGAAAAGagctaaaacatttttattctcatcaaaattatacattttaatttacaggcccttccagcttttcatttaaaaaaaaaaaaaaagaaatccctgcAACAAGAGACGAGTCCCGCTGACGAGAGGAAAGTTGGAACCGAGGATTCTGAAGCTTGGTCTAAATGGTCTGTTTTTATACAGTCTGAAATCACAGTGTGATATAAAAGATGGTCCCATGCTGTAAAGGAGGACGTCACTAATGCTGTAAATGAAAAGGATGTTTAAAAGGTGGATACATGGCCGTGTACTCAGTAGGACAGGGGAGCCGGTGAAGGATCCACTGCGGCTGCTGAGTCGGTCGTCCGGTCGCTCCAGAGGAAACGTGGAGGAGTTTGTCTTGTTCAGGGGTCGAGTGCTGAGGGAGATCacgggggtggtggggggggaatCTGCTGGTCGGGTTTTAAAACAAGTGCGAAGCCACTTGAGAAGTCGGAGCGCTCGGTCAGTGCTTGTTGTTCGTCTCCTCCTGGCCCGAGCTGGAGAGGCCGTTCTGCGGTTGGGTGGAGCCGGAGCCCAGGCCGTACAATCTCCCACAATACTTTGCATCGTCGATGTTGTCTTCAAAGAAaagctgagaggggggggggggggggagagaagagttTACACCTggtttaacgtgtgtgtgtgtgagagtgtgtgtgtgtgtgtgtgttcctctcacCTCTTTCATCCGGAAGAAGGCCATGCCAGTGAGCAGAGAGTCTGATCCAGCCTGATGCTGCCGCCCGATCCTCTTCAGCTCCAGCTGGTCCGCCACCTCCTGCAGCCCcccctgcacagacacacacacgtctcaaCACCTGATAGGATGCATGTGTGGTGTCATCTTACGCACAAGAACAGTTGAGATACACGTGTAGGTTTGAATGCATGTGCTGGGACCTTTAAGTTCTTGCAGCTCTTCATCAGGTACTTGACGTCGTAGATTGCCGGGAAGAACAGGTTGAGGATCTGGAAGAAGTCGTGTTCCTCCTCCGGGAGCCGTGCGTCTGTCAGGAGCTTCACCAGGTAGCCGAAGTCGTAGCCGCTGGAAGACacggagcagagcaggagggtTCAGGTCAGAGCGGCTGGATCAAACACTGGTGCTACTGGATTTAAACTAACGAGGAAACACGGCtcaaagaagaaggaagaggtaAAGGACTCGATTGATGAAACCACCAGTTTATCTGCAGAGAttctttcaatttaattaaaaagtttgtttcttttcttcctgaaaCTAATCACATCCTGAACTGGGAGGTTTCTATGCTTTAACTCTTCCTCAGAACGGCTCTTCTATTTATTTGGTTTTCTTTgtaaacattaaacacaaatacagacggAGGGGACTCTACAGGAACCTGTGGACGACAGAAGCTACAacctctttgtttgtgtttagagGGAAGAAGAAGCTGGTGTATACGTTCCATTTCAATTTCGTGCCGAGAAAGGACGAATAAAAACCACCGACCTGTGGAAGGAAAGCCACTTGGTGTTTTCACACAGCACCAGACCAGACGTCATGAGGAGCTCGGCGAAGTAGAGCGTCTCGATTCCTTCTTCTTCGTGTTTTTTAAACTGGAGGCCGGAGTTCTGGAGCAGATCTATGGAGTCCTGCGAGTACATGTCTTCTCTGTGGGGAGGAGATCACAGAGCAACCATCAGCGGACAAAATTAACTTGGGCATTTTAACACTTCTAACTTTTCAACCATCATCATGTGAGGTGACACAGCTTAGAAACTTCTCAGACACTTCTCGCCgttaaaaatggaaatgacTTGTTCAGTTTGGAGGAAAGACGAGTGGGAGGAGTTCACGTACGTGAGGTTGAACTTGAAGTTGAACTGCCACGTCGTCGTGCCGTGCGGGTAGTCTCCATCCTCGTTCATGAAGGTGAGCCCGAGCTGGATGATCTTCAGCAGGTCCACGTTGCACCTCAGCAGCTGGTACTGGTAATCCACCGTGCTGCGGAACTCGCCGATCGGCCGGACGACTACTCCGGGAAACTCTGTGTCCTGGTGAGCGATAAAGAAATCAGTCAATGAAAGACACCAGAGGGATATGAGCAGCTTTAACTTCCTCATCTATTACAACTTAATGTTTGTTCCTTCTATTAATAATGTGATTATTCATTATTAACCCGGGATTGAGTCTTACCATGGCAATGAAGTTGTAGCTTTGAATAATCTGCCGGATCTTCCTCATCTCATCCTCCACATTGCTTGCCCAGACTTCACAGATTATCTGACTGGAATCTGTAAGTGCGGCCGGCATGTTGGCAGGTCGGGAAGAGAACTGAATCCCCGACGACCCTGCAGCGCTCGAGACGGGGGACAACGTGGAGGACGGAGTGATAGAGCGAGACAACTCTGAAAGAGGAAGGACAGGCGCCTTGAGTGAAATCTCATCATAACTACATCATCAGAACGATATGAGAGAGAATCAAGgagcagtgacagcagcagaaacgaatgaaaacaaagagttattgaatatttacatttacttaATCGTAGGTTTAAGGTCTGAAGGATTTGACCCCTGATTATAACAGATTCATATTTATCAGTTAGTTGTATTGTTCAATGTCTTTCAgattaaatcagaaaacattTCCAGCTCAAGCTTCTCATCTTTTAAACAGAACAAGTCTGCAAAGGAACCAGTTTGTCATTTAAACACTCTGAGATGCCACTAGTGTTGTTTTCCCACTAACACATGTTTAAACTGTGCAACTaaacaaagcttttaaaaaggttaaatacatatttcaatccttctctgtgtctttaAGGGAAATAAActtcagctccagcaccaggaGATATGTTGGATAACACGATTTAAGAAATAACAGCATAGTTAACCAAGTACATCTCTTAATATTGACTTTGTTCTGAcacctttctttgtttttacaaTCATCAAACTCCTGATGTTGAACAAAGGaggttcagcatcttgt from the Platichthys flesus chromosome 15, fPlaFle2.1, whole genome shotgun sequence genome contains:
- the gemin5 gene encoding gem-associated protein 5 isoform X1, with product MEVARAGGAMYQRALPASPNWYCSRSSDVNSDGLMGVGAKNIVYLIDVSAASCTLEGELVGHRDLVSGFSFCQHPGQNHLCVSSSHDGKIRYWDSSSKSLLKEHEAHQSPITAVHWSPLDKNLVVSGDEKGVVVCYWFHTGDTFSLFPEPRTIFCITCSPHAWNTVAVGYKDGMIVLIDVSKKGLVMQRLRGHDDEIHSLAWSPLPGEDALYSRPEDSEGSGAGQATNGDSAGLEKGCYLASGSKDQTVKIWSTVKSKAVMTLKMPYLKKRGSAVDPSVKERLWLNVHWPKGRATQLVSSCYSGELVLWDLTKTGKLRWTLLGTSSEGQNHSRIVFNMSSVLLQDNRQLLLSTSMDRNIKCWDLDSLDCCWTLPTLGGFVYTLTFSPVGTGCLALGVGDHMIRVWNTLTTQNQYDIRSFWHGIKSKVTALAWHPKKEGSLAFGTDDGKVGIYEVYTNKPPQISSSYHRKTVYTLAWGPPVPPMSFGADRGKSTFSLYSCAGEGVILQHDPLKLSGEAYDIDQLIRNTNNIKHKLSPHTDLSWKPDGKVLAIGNEDGCIDVYQAPSLKLLCSIQQHHKIINTLQWHHDHSSPPELHCLLASGSSNAIVYVHDLRSVIENPPESPVVVTEPYRRLCGHTDKITDMAWSPHHEARLVTASYDGTAQVWDVLLEEALSNYRGHNGYLLSVDWSPVDPDVIWTGGKDFTAQEWRVSKQEFTKPPKGKKMTKLKEKKSNPNQKKKKTPGPGEMNGGPVTEGEKSVTGPEQSGEEDEGSSTSSSVPPPAASEMQRKPSAVPKTKDKPDTNLLKKKKPRSMLPLSTSMDHRPKEDLMQDCITLASVHHNHAPPAGCVPGEGEHIHFGLFSDRPALYRMFQSEEKGHVEAGHFDSVVYLRLWSGDLEGALQLAMERGELNDHLLSIAPMAGFEAWRRAVEAYVQQLCLQEQYLKAASHLLSINKVYEAIDLLRSHKVFREAIALVKARLPADDPVLKELYTGWAAVLEKDGHLSSAAKCYLAAGASFDAAKVLSRKNDVSSLKTASILARISGEDALAKSLALRCAKDLASAQNWVGAQDVLSSHESLLVHQLHLSTTELLTVMLEEARVIPQVSSSCHAWSSPDKGVATLQDRVRDVWEKLYEVSEASEGRRGAAALLQELKSLESPTPSASVSIRQVLQYSSIHLTHAVLSWLVDDDEELIKGLWQAVAWLRDARHFCVSAEVLRRLFPEKDVTVCSRKRQKTLHVSAEEGKAAANSLQAFVHYHRLYERWWSSSAHNQKVHSRDSLPETDLCARDKVEDKVEDKVEDKVEDKVEDKVEDKVEDRQSSESGKSTFSPTRSLDDLGLDASLLLSESHAACQATQRSVRLIQEQLAAMVQQHSGAQGGAPEPGDQQADTQTSSTTDPSDGHGSADAAEGSGDQETLLSLSVKMSELQKELCDLPDTLKTFPHPDVLECCLVLLHFSKSSPLVSESLRGDAEVLLRKFGSGPSALKASRRFLA
- the gemin5 gene encoding gem-associated protein 5 isoform X2; this translates as MEVARAGGAMYQRALPASPNWYCSRSSDVNSDGLMGVGAKNIVYLIDVSAASCTLEGELVGHRDLVSGFSFCQHPGQNHLCVSSSHDGKIRYWDSSSKSLLKEHEAHQSPITAVHWSPLDKNLVVSGDEKGVVVCYWFHTGDTFSLFPEPRTIFCITCSPHAWNTVAVGYKDGMIVLIDVSKKGLVMQRLRGHDDEIHSLAWSPLPGEDALYSRPEDSEGSGAGQATNGDSAGLEKGCYLASGSKDQTVKIWSTVKSKAVMTLKMPYLKKRGSAVDPSVKERLWLNVHWPKGRATQLVSSCYSGELVLWDLTKTGKLRWTLLGTSSEGQNHSRIVFNMSSVLLQDNRQLLLSTSMDRNIKCWDLDSLDCCWTLPTLGGFVYTLTFSPVGTGCLALGVGDHMIRVWNTLTTQNQYDIRSFWHGIKSKVTALAWHPKKEGSLAFGTDDGKVGIYEVYTNKPPQISSSYHRKTVYTLAWGPPVPPMSFGADRGKSTFSLYSCAGEGVILQHDPLKLSGEAYDIDQLIRNTNNIKHKLSPHTDLSWKPDGKVLAIGNEDGCIDVYQAPSLKLLCSIQQHHKIINTLQWHHDHSSPPELHCLLASGSSNAIVYVHDLRSVIENPPESPVVVTEPYRRLCGHTDKITDMAWSPHHEARLVTASYDGTAQVWDVLLEEALSNYRGHNGYLLSVDWSPVDPDVIWTGGKDFTAQEWRVSKQEFTKPPKGKKMTKLKEKKSNPNQKKKKTPGPGEMNGGPVTEGEKSVTGPEQSGEEDEGSSTSSSVPPPAASEMQRKPSAVPKTKDKPDTNLLKKKKPRSMLPLSTSMDHRPKEDLMQDCITLASVHHNHAPPAGCVPGEGEHIHFGLFSDRPALYRMFQSEEKGHVEAGHFDSVVYLRLWSGDLEGALQLAMERGELNDHLLSIAPMAGFEAWRRAVEAYVQQLCLQEQYLKAASHLLSINKVYEAIDLLRSHKVFREAIALVKARLPADDPVLKELYTGWAAVLEKDGHLSSAAKCYLAAGASFDAAKVLSRKNDVSSLKTASILARISGEDALAKSLALRCAKDLASAQNWVGAQDVLSSHESLLVHQLHLSTTELLTVMLEEARVIPQVSSSCHAWSSPDKGVATLQDRVRDVWEKLYEVSEASEGRRGAAALLQELKSLESPTPSASVSIRQVLQYSSIHLTHAVLSWLVDDDEELIKGLWQAVAWLRDARHFCVSAEVLRRLFPEKDVTVCSRKRQKTLHVSAEEGKAAANSLQAFVHYHRLYERWWSSSAHNQKVHSRDSLPETDLCARDKVEDKVEDKVEDKVEDRQSSESGKSTFSPTRSLDDLGLDASLLLSESHAACQATQRSVRLIQEQLAAMVQQHSGAQGGAPEPGDQQADTQTSSTTDPSDGHGSADAAEGSGDQETLLSLSVKMSELQKELCDLPDTLKTFPHPDVLECCLVLLHFSKSSPLVSESLRGDAEVLLRKFGSGPSALKASRRFLA
- the gemin5 gene encoding gem-associated protein 5 isoform X3, with translation MEVARAGGAMYQRALPASPNWYCSRSSDVNSDGLMGVGAKNIVYLIDVSAASCTLEGELVGHRDLVSGFSFCQHPGQNHLCVSSSHDGKIRYWDSSSKSLLKEHEAHQSPITAVHWSPLDKNLVVSGDEKGVVVCYWFHTGDTFSLFPEPRTIFCITCSPHAWNTVAVGYKDGMIVLIDVSKKGLVMQRLRGHDDEIHSLAWSPLPGEDALYSRPEDSEGSGAGQATNGDSAGLEKGCYLASGSKDQTVKIWSTVKSKAVMTLKMPYLKKRGSAVDPSVKERLWLNVHWPKGRATQLVSSCYSGELVLWDLTKTGKLRWTLLGTSSEGQNHSRIVFNMSSVLLQDNRQLLLSTSMDRNIKCWDLDSLDCCWTLPTLGGFVYTLTFSPVGTGCLALGVGDHMIRVWNTLTTQNQYDIRSFWHGIKSKVTALAWHPKKEGSLAFGTDDGKVGIYEVYTNKPPQISSSYHRKTVYTLAWGPPVPPMSFGADRGKSTFSLYSCAGEGVILQHDPLKLSGEAYDIDQLIRNTNNIKHKLSPHTDLSWKPDGKVLAIGNEDGCIDVYQAPSLKLLCSIQQHHKIINTLQWHHDHSSPPELHCLLASGSSNAIVYVHDLRSVIENPPESPVVVTEPYRRLCGHTDKITDMAWSPHHEARLVTASYDGTAQVWDVLLEEALSNYRGHNGYLLSVDWSPVDPDVIWTGGKDFTAQEWRVSKQEFTKPPKGKKMTKLKEKKSNPNQKKKKTPGPGEMNGGPVTEGEKSVTGPEQSGEEDEGSSTSSSVPPPAASEMQRKPSAVPKTKDKPDTNLLKKKKPRSMLPLSTSMDHRPKEDLMQDCITLASVHHNHAPPAGCVPGEGEHIHFGLFSDRPALYRMFQSEEKGHVEAGHFDSVVYLRLWSGDLEGALQLAMERGELNDHLLSIAPMAGFEAWRRAVEAYVQQLCLQEQYLKAASHLLSINKVYEAIDLLRSHKVFREAIALVKARLPADDPVLKELYTGWAAVLEKDGHLSSAAKCYLAAGASFDAAKVLSRKNDVSSLKTASILARISGEDALAKSLALRCAKDLASAQNWVGAQDVLSSHESLLVHQLHLSTTELLTVMLEEARVIPQVSSSCHAWSSPDKGVATLQDRVRDVWEKLYEVSEASEGRRGAAALLQELKSLESPTPSASVSIRQVLQYSSIHLTHAVLSWLVDDDEELIKGLWQAVAWLRDARHFCVSAEVLRRLFPEKDVTVCSRKRQKTLHVSAEEGKAAANSLQAFVHYHRLYERWWSSSAHNQKVHSRDSLPETDLCARDKVEDKVEDKVEDRQSSESGKSTFSPTRSLDDLGLDASLLLSESHAACQATQRSVRLIQEQLAAMVQQHSGAQGGAPEPGDQQADTQTSSTTDPSDGHGSADAAEGSGDQETLLSLSVKMSELQKELCDLPDTLKTFPHPDVLECCLVLLHFSKSSPLVSESLRGDAEVLLRKFGSGPSALKASRRFLA
- the cnot8 gene encoding CCR4-NOT transcription complex subunit 8; this encodes MPAALTDSSQIICEVWASNVEDEMRKIRQIIQSYNFIAMDTEFPGVVVRPIGEFRSTVDYQYQLLRCNVDLLKIIQLGLTFMNEDGDYPHGTTTWQFNFKFNLTEDMYSQDSIDLLQNSGLQFKKHEEEGIETLYFAELLMTSGLVLCENTKWLSFHSGYDFGYLVKLLTDARLPEEEHDFFQILNLFFPAIYDVKYLMKSCKNLKGGLQEVADQLELKRIGRQHQAGSDSLLTGMAFFRMKELFFEDNIDDAKYCGRLYGLGSGSTQPQNGLSSSGQEETNNKH